The following proteins come from a genomic window of Pseudomonas sp. WJP1:
- the yejK gene encoding nucleoid-associated protein YejK: protein MPIRHCIVHLIDKKPDGTPAVLHARDSELAESAAIENMLADLNENYNAKQGKAWGLFHPESGAFPFSGWLKEYLDGGQDFTAFSRVAVEHLQKLMEESNLSVGGHVLFAHYQQGMTDYLAIALLHHSEGVAVTEQLDVTPSRHLDLGQLHLAARINVSEWQNNKQSKQYISFIKGKNGKKVSEYFRDFIGCQEGVDGPGETRTLLKAFSDFVESEDLPEEDAREKTKTLVDYASSQAKLGEPMGLEELSELIDEDRPKAFYDHIRNKDYGLSPEIPADKRTLNQFRRFTGRAEGLSISFEAHLLGSKIEYDEDAGTLIIKGLPTSLTDQLKRRN, encoded by the coding sequence ATGCCGATCCGTCATTGCATCGTCCACCTGATCGACAAAAAACCCGACGGCACTCCAGCGGTTCTCCACGCTCGCGACTCTGAACTGGCCGAGTCTGCAGCCATCGAGAACATGCTTGCCGACCTCAACGAAAACTACAACGCCAAACAAGGCAAAGCCTGGGGTCTGTTTCATCCGGAGTCCGGCGCCTTTCCATTCAGCGGCTGGCTGAAGGAATACCTCGATGGCGGTCAGGACTTCACCGCCTTCAGCCGCGTGGCGGTCGAACACCTGCAGAAGCTGATGGAAGAGTCCAACCTCTCGGTCGGCGGTCACGTCCTGTTCGCCCACTATCAACAAGGCATGACCGATTACCTGGCCATCGCCCTGCTGCACCACAGCGAAGGCGTCGCGGTGACCGAGCAGCTCGACGTGACCCCATCCCGTCACCTGGACTTGGGCCAGTTGCACCTGGCGGCGCGGATCAACGTGTCGGAGTGGCAGAACAACAAGCAATCCAAGCAGTACATTTCGTTCATCAAAGGCAAGAACGGGAAAAAGGTTTCGGAGTATTTCCGCGACTTCATCGGCTGCCAGGAAGGCGTCGACGGCCCGGGCGAAACACGCACCCTGCTCAAGGCCTTCAGTGACTTCGTCGAAAGCGAAGACCTGCCCGAAGAGGACGCCCGCGAGAAAACCAAGACCCTGGTGGATTACGCCAGCAGTCAGGCCAAGCTCGGCGAACCGATGGGCCTGGAAGAGTTGTCGGAACTGATCGACGAAGACCGTCCGAAAGCCTTCTACGATCATATCCGCAACAAGGACTACGGCCTGTCGCCGGAAATCCCGGCAGATAAACGTACCCTGAACCAGTTCCGCCGCTTCACCGGCCGCGCCGAAGGCCTGTCCATCAGCTTCGAAGCGCACCTGCTGGGCTCGAAGATCGAGTACGACGAAGACGCCGGCACCTTGATCATCAAAGGCCTGCCCACTTCGCTCACCGACCAGCTCAAGCGTCGCAACTGA
- a CDS encoding glutaredoxin family protein: MLGSVLKKCLLILLVVVVYQHWGKIERVFNPSQVVSEQTQAKANVVLYATEWCGYCKLTRRFLDQKGIPYKEFDIEKDAVARKAYEALGGGGIPIIDVNGTLIRGYDPDAILAALK, encoded by the coding sequence ATGCTTGGTAGCGTATTGAAGAAGTGCCTGCTGATCCTGCTGGTGGTCGTGGTCTATCAGCACTGGGGCAAGATCGAGCGGGTGTTCAACCCCTCGCAGGTGGTGTCGGAGCAGACCCAGGCCAAGGCCAACGTCGTGCTGTACGCCACCGAGTGGTGTGGCTACTGCAAGCTGACCCGGCGCTTTCTCGATCAGAAAGGCATCCCGTACAAGGAATTCGATATCGAGAAGGATGCCGTGGCGCGCAAAGCCTATGAGGCCTTGGGCGGCGGCGGGATTCCGATCATCGATGTGAACGGGACGCTGATTCGCGGGTATGACCCGGATGCGATTCTGGCTGCCCTGAAATAA
- a CDS encoding glutathione S-transferase family protein, whose amino-acid sequence MSELILHHYPTSPFAEKARLLLGFKGLSWRSVKISPVMPKPDLTALTGGYRKTPVLQIGADIYCDTALIARRLEQEKALPAFFPEGQEMVAATFAAWADSVVFQHAVSLVFQPESVAVRFANLPPEAIKAFIADRAALFSGGSATRLSAEQARHQWPTIMARLEQQLQREEGDFLFGEPSIADFALAHPLWFLKATPVTAPLIDAYPAVAAWHARVLGFGHGAFSEMTSEEALEVARNATPAALPDEQFVDPNGFKAGQQVLIAATDYGVDPVAGELLFAGVEELIVRREHERGGVVHVHVPRFGFRIEAQ is encoded by the coding sequence ATGTCCGAGTTGATCCTGCATCATTACCCGACGTCCCCTTTCGCCGAAAAAGCCCGTTTGCTCCTGGGTTTCAAAGGGTTGTCCTGGCGTTCGGTGAAAATCTCGCCGGTGATGCCAAAGCCTGATCTGACGGCGTTGACCGGCGGCTATCGCAAGACTCCGGTGCTGCAGATCGGTGCGGATATCTATTGCGATACGGCATTGATTGCCCGGCGTCTGGAACAGGAAAAAGCCCTGCCGGCGTTCTTTCCCGAAGGCCAGGAAATGGTCGCCGCGACCTTCGCTGCCTGGGCCGATTCGGTGGTGTTCCAGCATGCGGTCAGCCTGGTGTTCCAGCCGGAATCGGTAGCGGTGCGATTTGCCAATTTGCCCCCCGAGGCGATCAAGGCGTTTATCGCCGACCGGGCGGCCTTGTTCAGTGGCGGCAGTGCAACCCGCTTGTCCGCCGAGCAGGCCAGGCACCAATGGCCGACGATCATGGCGCGCCTGGAGCAACAACTGCAGCGCGAGGAGGGCGATTTCCTGTTCGGCGAACCGTCGATTGCCGACTTCGCCCTGGCTCACCCGCTGTGGTTCCTCAAGGCGACGCCGGTCACCGCACCGCTGATCGATGCTTATCCGGCAGTTGCCGCGTGGCACGCGCGGGTATTGGGCTTCGGTCACGGTGCCTTCAGCGAGATGACGTCCGAGGAAGCGTTGGAGGTTGCGCGCAATGCCACGCCCGCAGCTTTGCCGGATGAGCAGTTCGTCGACCCGAACGGCTTCAAGGCCGGTCAGCAAGTGCTGATCGCGGCCACGGACTATGGCGTTGATCCGGTGGCAGGGGAGTTGCTGTTTGCCGGAGTCGAAGAATTGATCGTGCGCCGTGAACACGAGCGCGGCGGAGTGGTGCATGTGCACGTTCCGCGATTCGGTTTCCGCATCGAAGCGCAGTAG
- a CDS encoding GIY-YIG nuclease family protein produces MSTLNEKPVDAESPVSKPWFVYLVRAANGSLYCGISDDPVRRFATHQSGKGARFFLSSPAVALVYTELCRDKGEALRQERLIKKLRKSAKECLVASAAAGLSI; encoded by the coding sequence GTGAGCACCCTCAACGAAAAACCTGTCGACGCCGAATCACCGGTGAGCAAACCGTGGTTCGTCTATCTGGTTCGCGCGGCCAATGGTTCGCTCTACTGCGGAATCAGCGATGATCCTGTGCGTCGCTTTGCCACTCATCAAAGTGGCAAAGGGGCGCGGTTCTTTCTTTCCAGTCCGGCCGTGGCGCTGGTCTATACCGAACTCTGTCGCGATAAAGGCGAAGCGCTACGCCAGGAACGGTTGATCAAAAAACTCAGGAAAAGCGCCAAGGAATGCCTGGTGGCGAGCGCGGCTGCCGGCTTATCAATCTGA
- a CDS encoding nuclear transport factor 2 family protein — protein MSDAHNALITQFYQAFQRLDAEAMSACYTDDVVFSDPAFGELRGREAGDMWRMLTTRAKDFSLIFDNVRSDERTGGAHWVATYLFSQTGNTVVNDIQARFVFRDGKICEHHDSFDLWTWSRQALGFKGLLLGWTPLVKNAVRAQALKGLKAFQASR, from the coding sequence ATGAGTGATGCCCACAACGCATTGATCACCCAGTTCTATCAAGCCTTCCAGCGGCTGGATGCCGAGGCCATGAGCGCCTGCTATACCGATGACGTGGTATTCAGTGATCCGGCTTTTGGCGAGTTGCGTGGTCGAGAGGCTGGCGACATGTGGCGCATGCTCACCACCCGGGCCAAGGATTTTTCCCTGATATTCGACAATGTGCGCAGCGATGAACGCACCGGCGGCGCCCATTGGGTGGCGACCTATTTGTTCAGCCAGACGGGCAACACCGTGGTCAACGATATCCAGGCGCGTTTTGTCTTCCGTGACGGCAAGATCTGCGAGCATCACGACAGCTTCGATCTATGGACCTGGTCACGTCAGGCACTGGGTTTCAAAGGCCTGTTGTTGGGCTGGACGCCACTGGTGAAGAACGCTGTTCGCGCTCAAGCGTTGAAGGGCCTGAAGGCTTTCCAGGCCAGTCGCTGA
- a CDS encoding response regulator transcription factor — MRVIIADDHAVVRIGLRMLIDLCRTCVVVGECDGPDSLLEQLSITPCDLLITDFSMPGNQQADGLKMLSKIRRRYPSMPIILLTMFANVATLRTAFAQGVMAIVAKGASATELPSAISSVREGRRFISESLRDALTQAGPRHSTAQPSLSAKEHEVVRMLASGMTVSEIAGYFQRSVSTISKQKNMAMQRLGISSDVDLFAYARESGMVQ, encoded by the coding sequence ATGCGCGTAATTATTGCTGACGATCATGCGGTCGTTCGCATCGGGTTGCGAATGCTCATCGATCTGTGCAGGACATGTGTGGTCGTGGGTGAGTGCGATGGCCCGGACAGTCTGCTGGAGCAGCTTTCGATCACGCCATGCGATCTGTTGATCACGGACTTTTCCATGCCGGGCAACCAGCAGGCCGATGGGCTGAAAATGCTTAGCAAGATTCGTCGTCGTTACCCGTCAATGCCAATCATTCTGCTCACCATGTTTGCCAACGTCGCGACGTTGCGCACAGCATTCGCGCAAGGCGTGATGGCGATCGTTGCCAAAGGCGCGTCGGCGACGGAGCTGCCCAGTGCGATCAGTTCAGTGCGCGAAGGCCGGCGCTTTATCAGCGAGTCCTTGCGCGATGCCCTGACCCAGGCCGGCCCTCGTCATTCGACAGCGCAACCTTCGCTGTCAGCCAAAGAACATGAAGTCGTAAGAATGTTGGCCAGTGGCATGACGGTCAGTGAAATCGCCGGTTACTTTCAACGTAGCGTTTCAACGATTAGTAAACAGAAAAACATGGCCATGCAGCGGTTGGGCATTTCCTCGGATGTGGATCTTTTTGCCTATGCCCGTGAGAGTGGCATGGTGCAGTAG
- a CDS encoding fimbria/pilus chaperone family protein, with protein MNKQLAIGLKLLALLSLLTTSTVRAAGMVPDTSVVILNEADGEVAVSVTNTDASLALMHVTLVDIEEDREPLVFVTPPLARVEASKTQLVRFILQTDKPLVTQRLKRVIFEGIPQGKPAAEAGQARVGVTVRQNLPVILHPKGLAPNRTPWTDLQWSLQDGQLNVRNDTPYVVRLGQEVQLLPSAGVAMLPKTYVLPGEHISIKAPVGAATQVRFQPATVYGFAVPHYEAPIKS; from the coding sequence ATGAACAAACAACTCGCCATCGGCCTGAAGCTGCTGGCACTGCTATCACTGCTGACAACCAGCACAGTCCGTGCTGCCGGCATGGTGCCGGATACCTCAGTGGTGATCCTCAACGAAGCCGATGGTGAAGTCGCCGTTTCCGTCACCAACACCGATGCCAGCCTGGCCTTGATGCACGTCACCCTCGTAGACATCGAAGAGGACCGCGAGCCCCTGGTGTTCGTGACGCCACCGCTGGCGCGGGTAGAAGCGTCGAAAACGCAATTGGTGCGGTTCATTCTCCAGACGGACAAGCCCTTGGTCACTCAACGCTTGAAGCGGGTGATATTCGAAGGTATCCCCCAAGGCAAACCTGCGGCCGAGGCCGGGCAGGCACGGGTCGGCGTGACCGTGCGCCAGAACCTGCCAGTGATCCTTCATCCCAAAGGCCTGGCGCCCAATCGCACCCCCTGGACCGACCTGCAATGGTCGCTGCAGGACGGTCAATTGAACGTGCGCAACGACACGCCTTACGTCGTGCGCCTGGGGCAGGAAGTGCAATTATTGCCATCAGCGGGCGTTGCGATGCTGCCCAAAACCTATGTGTTGCCCGGTGAGCACATCAGCATCAAGGCGCCTGTCGGGGCCGCCACTCAGGTGCGCTTTCAGCCGGCGACTGTCTACGGTTTCGCCGTACCGCATTACGAGGCGCCCATCAAATCCTGA
- a CDS encoding fimbria/pilus outer membrane usher protein, with the protein MNTVSIYRDGEAVPVDRASARPHLLRRRTTVALLLTNALIVPEVFADVLLPAAFDKDTLRQRGIDPALVTSLMQAPRFTAGRHSVTLTVNGQRRGRVDVTFDREGALCFDRPLLDAANLNLPSRMLDDGPCHDFLGTSPQTVIETDPASLALALVVPTDAIRAAVRDFTGYQTGGVAGLLNYDVTGLHSRFGDQSSRYASANTELGFNAGDWIVRSRQVQTWQDDISRTTHIAAYAQRTFASQEAVLQAGQINLYNPVLAGAQITGVQVLNEQALQIERQNAVIEGIANSQAQVEVRQNGSLIHSTVVPAGPFALTNVQRLNTRSDVEVTVKEADGSERSFNVPAAMLGVGLPAPGYSLGAGQVRRVGDAQGGDPWVISGGWSGALTPQVLLSAGLTGAADYRAAGASLGLLPSPATQMQATLTGTDAAGKQASQGLQADLNISHRLSEQWAFTAGNSYRTVGYRELEEAVFDNISDNSQSRYRDQQSAGLSWSHPWLGAFSSGFSRSSSFDGQSSSRALASWGTHFGGVSVSATAEWQVSGANRNDDSVYLNLSIPLGENRRARTWVRSSAGEYRSGVGLSERVNDQLGYRVGVEHDTRNKQVQSSAGVSLLPRYTQLDLNYTRADADRSSYQASARGGAVLHGGGLTLSPYAVSDTFALLSVGDMGSIKVSTPSGPVWTDWQGQAVIPQVAAYGRSPVEVDTKTLPRNADIHNGLAVISAGRGAVDTVEFGITMTRRALLKATTVNGAPLPRGATVNNGDGEFVTLVQDGGLVFLPNVLDRRALWVSAPGLERCELRFELPADADTNAYYETAPAKCRAL; encoded by the coding sequence ATGAACACAGTATCGATTTACCGTGATGGCGAAGCCGTGCCCGTTGATCGCGCCAGCGCTCGCCCTCACCTGTTGCGGCGGCGAACCACGGTGGCGTTGCTGCTGACCAACGCGCTGATAGTGCCCGAGGTCTTTGCTGACGTTTTGCTACCGGCGGCGTTCGACAAAGACACGTTGCGTCAGCGCGGTATCGATCCGGCACTCGTGACGTCGCTGATGCAAGCGCCGCGATTCACCGCCGGAAGGCACTCGGTCACCCTCACGGTCAACGGCCAGCGCCGTGGCCGGGTCGACGTCACGTTCGATCGCGAAGGCGCACTGTGCTTCGATCGCCCGTTACTCGATGCGGCCAACCTGAATCTGCCCAGCCGAATGCTGGACGATGGGCCGTGCCACGACTTCCTCGGCACCTCGCCGCAGACCGTGATCGAAACGGATCCGGCGAGCCTTGCCCTGGCACTGGTCGTGCCTACCGATGCAATACGTGCTGCGGTTCGGGATTTCACCGGCTATCAAACCGGTGGTGTCGCCGGCCTGCTCAACTACGACGTCACCGGCCTGCACAGCCGCTTTGGCGACCAGTCGAGTCGCTATGCCTCGGCCAACACTGAACTGGGCTTCAATGCCGGCGACTGGATCGTGCGCAGCCGTCAGGTACAGACGTGGCAGGACGATATTTCCCGCACCACGCACATTGCAGCCTACGCCCAGCGCACCTTCGCCAGTCAGGAAGCGGTGCTGCAGGCGGGTCAGATCAACCTCTACAACCCGGTGCTCGCCGGTGCGCAGATCACCGGCGTGCAGGTGCTCAATGAGCAAGCACTGCAGATCGAAAGACAGAATGCCGTCATCGAAGGTATCGCCAACAGCCAGGCTCAGGTCGAGGTTCGGCAGAACGGTTCGTTGATCCATTCCACAGTGGTGCCGGCCGGCCCATTCGCGCTCACCAATGTGCAGCGGCTCAACACGCGTTCCGACGTGGAAGTCACGGTCAAGGAGGCCGATGGCAGCGAGCGCAGCTTTAACGTGCCCGCCGCGATGCTGGGGGTCGGTTTACCCGCGCCCGGTTACTCGCTGGGGGCCGGTCAGGTGCGGCGTGTCGGTGACGCGCAGGGTGGCGATCCTTGGGTGATCAGCGGTGGCTGGAGCGGGGCGCTCACCCCGCAAGTGCTGCTCAGCGCCGGCCTGACCGGTGCCGCCGACTATCGCGCGGCGGGCGCCAGCCTCGGCCTGTTGCCCTCGCCCGCCACCCAGATGCAAGCCACGCTGACCGGCACAGACGCGGCTGGCAAGCAAGCCAGTCAGGGGCTGCAGGCTGACCTGAACATCTCGCATCGGTTGAGCGAGCAGTGGGCGTTCACTGCTGGCAACTCTTACCGAACCGTTGGTTACCGTGAACTGGAAGAGGCGGTGTTCGACAACATTTCGGACAACAGCCAATCCCGTTACCGCGATCAGCAAAGCGCGGGCCTGTCGTGGTCACACCCATGGCTCGGCGCCTTCAGCAGCGGCTTCAGCCGATCCAGCTCGTTCGACGGCCAAAGCAGCAGCCGCGCCCTCGCGTCCTGGGGTACCCACTTCGGTGGCGTGTCGGTCTCGGCGACCGCCGAGTGGCAGGTCAGTGGCGCGAACCGTAACGACGACAGCGTCTACCTGAACCTCAGCATTCCGCTGGGCGAAAACCGTCGGGCACGCACCTGGGTGCGCAGTTCCGCCGGCGAATACCGTAGCGGCGTGGGCTTGAGTGAACGGGTCAACGATCAACTGGGTTACCGGGTGGGCGTCGAACACGACACGCGCAACAAACAGGTGCAGTCCAGCGCCGGCGTTTCGCTGCTGCCGCGCTACACCCAACTCGATCTCAACTACACCCGCGCCGACGCCGATCGCTCCAGCTATCAGGCCAGCGCTCGCGGCGGCGCCGTGCTCCACGGCGGTGGCTTGACGCTGTCGCCTTACGCGGTGAGCGACACCTTCGCGCTGCTGTCGGTGGGCGACATGGGTTCGATCAAAGTGTCGACGCCCAGCGGTCCGGTGTGGACCGACTGGCAAGGTCAGGCGGTGATCCCACAAGTGGCGGCGTACGGCCGTAGCCCGGTGGAGGTCGACACCAAGACCCTGCCGCGCAACGCCGACATTCACAACGGGCTGGCGGTGATTTCCGCCGGACGCGGTGCCGTCGACACCGTTGAATTCGGCATCACCATGACCCGTCGAGCCTTGCTCAAGGCCACCACCGTCAACGGCGCGCCGCTGCCGCGCGGTGCCACCGTGAACAACGGGGATGGCGAGTTCGTGACCCTGGTGCAGGATGGCGGCCTGGTGTTTTTGCCCAACGTCCTCGACCGCCGCGCGCTGTGGGTCAGCGCACCGGGGCTGGAGCGCTGCGAACTGCGCTTCGAACTGCCCGCCGACGCGGACACCAACGCGTACTACGAAACCGCCCCCGCCAAGTGCCGAGCCCTCTGA